From one Formosa sediminum genomic stretch:
- a CDS encoding ATP-dependent Clp protease ATP-binding subunit: protein MDDNFSPRVKDVIAYSKEEALRLGHDFIGTEHLMLGLLRDGNGKAINILNALDIDLNHLRRKVEILSPANPTLTAISNEKKNLHLTRQAERALKTTFLEAKLFQSNSINTAHLLLCILRNENDPTTKLLNKLRVDYDNVKEQFKFMITNDDNYIEPKAESFQDDSPSEDDATKDNLFNTPTGKTNKKSKTPVLDNFGRDLTAMAEEGKLDPVVGREKEIERVSQILSRRKKNNPLLIGEPGVGKSAIAEGLANRIVKRKVSRILFNKRVVTLDLASLVAGTKYRGQFEERMKAVMNELEKNDDIILFIDEIHTIVGAGGATGSLDASNMFKPALARGEIQCVGATTLDEYRQYIEKDGALERRFQKVIVEPTTVEETIEILNNIKDKYESHHNVNYTPEAIEACVKLTSRYMTDRFLPDKAIDALDEAGSRVHITNINVPKQILELETELEQVRETKTSVVKKQKYEEAAKLRDDEKRLEKELALAQEKWEEDTKQHRELVTEENVADVVSMMTGIPVNRIAQTESNKLAVLPELIKGKVIGQDDAVSKVVKAIQRNRAGLKDPNKPIGSFIFLGQTGVGKTQLAKVLAKQLFDSEDALVRIDMSEYMEKFAISRLVGAPPGYVGYEEGGQLTEKIRRKPYAVVLLDEIEKAHPDVFNMMLQVLDDGFLTDSLGRKIDFRNTIIIMTSNIGARKLKDFGTGIGFGTASQKAQEDANTRSVIESALKKAFAPEFLNRIDDVIVFNTLEKSDLNSIIKIELDKLLLRIKDLGYDLKLSEKATSFIAEKGFDKQYGARPLKRAIQKYVEDALAEEIITSKIHEGDVILMDLDESSQELIITIEKQEKPTES, encoded by the coding sequence ATGGATGATAATTTTTCACCAAGAGTAAAAGATGTTATAGCATACAGTAAAGAAGAAGCCCTACGTTTAGGACACGACTTTATAGGTACAGAACATCTTATGCTTGGACTTTTAAGAGACGGAAACGGAAAAGCAATAAATATTTTGAACGCCTTAGATATAGACTTAAATCATTTAAGGCGAAAGGTTGAAATATTAAGCCCTGCAAACCCTACGTTAACCGCAATTTCTAACGAAAAAAAGAACTTGCATCTTACAAGGCAAGCAGAACGTGCTTTAAAAACTACGTTTTTAGAAGCCAAACTATTTCAAAGTAATTCTATAAATACAGCACACTTACTGCTATGTATTTTAAGGAATGAAAACGACCCTACAACTAAGCTTTTAAACAAGCTTAGAGTAGATTATGATAACGTTAAAGAACAATTTAAATTTATGATTACAAACGATGATAATTATATAGAGCCTAAAGCTGAATCGTTCCAAGACGACAGCCCAAGCGAAGACGACGCTACTAAAGATAATTTGTTCAATACACCAACAGGTAAAACAAATAAAAAATCTAAAACTCCAGTTTTAGATAATTTTGGTCGCGATTTAACAGCTATGGCCGAAGAAGGCAAACTAGACCCCGTTGTTGGTCGTGAAAAAGAGATTGAACGTGTGTCTCAAATTTTAAGCAGACGTAAAAAAAACAATCCCCTTCTTATTGGAGAACCTGGAGTAGGAAAATCTGCTATTGCTGAAGGTTTAGCAAACAGAATTGTAAAACGTAAAGTTTCTAGAATCCTGTTTAACAAACGTGTTGTAACTCTAGATTTAGCAAGTTTAGTTGCTGGGACTAAATACCGCGGACAATTTGAAGAGCGCATGAAAGCGGTTATGAATGAACTTGAAAAAAATGACGATATTATTCTTTTCATTGATGAAATTCATACCATAGTCGGTGCCGGCGGAGCAACAGGTAGCCTAGATGCTTCTAATATGTTTAAACCTGCATTAGCTCGTGGAGAAATTCAATGTGTAGGTGCGACAACTTTAGATGAATACAGACAATATATTGAAAAAGATGGTGCACTTGAACGCCGTTTCCAAAAGGTTATTGTTGAACCTACTACTGTTGAAGAAACTATAGAGATATTAAACAATATTAAAGATAAATACGAAAGTCATCATAATGTAAATTATACACCAGAAGCTATCGAAGCTTGTGTTAAATTAACAAGTCGTTATATGACAGATCGGTTTTTACCAGACAAAGCTATAGATGCTTTAGACGAAGCAGGATCTCGAGTACACATTACCAACATTAATGTACCTAAACAAATTCTAGAACTTGAAACTGAATTGGAACAAGTTAGAGAAACAAAAACATCTGTAGTTAAAAAACAGAAATACGAAGAGGCTGCCAAATTAAGAGACGACGAAAAACGTCTTGAAAAAGAATTGGCTCTTGCACAAGAAAAATGGGAAGAAGACACTAAGCAACATCGCGAACTAGTTACCGAAGAAAATGTAGCTGATGTAGTTTCAATGATGACTGGAATTCCGGTTAACCGAATTGCACAAACAGAGAGTAATAAATTAGCCGTATTACCTGAACTTATTAAAGGAAAAGTTATAGGTCAAGATGATGCCGTTTCAAAAGTTGTAAAAGCCATTCAGCGTAATCGTGCCGGATTAAAAGACCCTAATAAACCTATCGGTTCATTTATCTTTTTAGGGCAAACAGGAGTTGGTAAAACACAATTAGCCAAAGTATTAGCTAAACAATTATTTGATAGTGAAGATGCTTTAGTTAGAATAGATATGAGTGAGTATATGGAAAAATTCGCCATTTCTAGATTAGTGGGAGCGCCTCCTGGATACGTTGGTTATGAAGAAGGTGGTCAGTTAACAGAAAAAATAAGACGGAAGCCTTATGCTGTTGTCCTTTTAGATGAAATTGAAAAAGCGCATCCAGATGTCTTTAATATGATGTTACAAGTACTAGACGATGGGTTCTTAACAGATAGTTTGGGGCGTAAAATCGATTTTAGAAATACCATCATTATCATGACATCCAATATTGGTGCTCGTAAATTAAAAGATTTTGGTACAGGTATTGGTTTTGGCACAGCTTCTCAAAAAGCTCAAGAAGACGCCAATACAAGAAGTGTTATCGAAAGCGCTCTAAAGAAGGCCTTTGCTCCAGAATTCTTAAATAGAATAGATGATGTTATTGTATTTAATACATTAGAGAAGAGTGATCTTAATAGTATTATAAAAATAGAATTAGACAAACTTTTATTACGCATTAAAGATCTAGGTTACGATTTAAAATTAAGCGAAAAAGCCACAAGTTTTATAGCCGAAAAAGGATTTGATAAACAATATGGTGCACGTCCGCTAAAACGCGCTATTCAAAAATATGTAGAAGACGCCTTAGCAGAAGAAATTATTACTTCTAAAATTCATGAAGGCGATGTCATTTTAATGGATCTGGACGAATCTAGTCAAGAATTAATAATTACCATTGAAAAACAAGAAAAACCTACAGAATCATAA
- a CDS encoding TlpA family protein disulfide reductase produces MKKIFIAIGALTIFACQEAPKKDYATLSGTIKNKNSDSLIVRTRTYSKTIQVSENGTFSDTLKIEAGLYNLYDGKESTNVFLKNGYDLKLSLDTNAFDETITYTGEGAENNNFLAEKSLVEEKLLTQDFSSMDLETLDSKFNDIEKELSGFYNSKPSIDSTITVMASKNLKPMLEGTKKYYANNIMLKQEMTGKPSPLFVDYTNADGSTTSLESLKGKYVYIDVWATWCAPCKAEIPSLKALEEEYHDKNITFVSLSVDDDKTHGGSWDKAKEDWLAMVKDQALGGVQVMSPEGWQSKFVRDYKVNGIPRFILIDPEGNVVDPSAPRPSDSKLKELFTSLSI; encoded by the coding sequence ATGAAAAAAATATTTATTGCTATTGGTGCTCTTACCATTTTTGCTTGTCAAGAAGCTCCAAAAAAAGATTATGCTACACTTTCTGGTACAATTAAAAATAAAAATAGTGATTCTCTAATTGTCAGAACCCGTACTTATAGCAAGACCATTCAGGTTAGCGAAAATGGAACTTTTAGCGATACTTTAAAAATAGAAGCTGGTTTATATAACCTGTATGACGGCAAAGAATCAACAAACGTATTTCTTAAAAATGGTTACGATTTAAAACTTTCGTTAGACACTAATGCTTTTGATGAAACCATTACTTATACTGGAGAAGGAGCTGAAAACAACAACTTTTTAGCAGAAAAATCCTTAGTTGAAGAAAAGCTATTAACTCAAGATTTTTCTTCTATGGATTTAGAAACATTAGATTCTAAGTTTAATGATATTGAAAAAGAACTCTCTGGGTTTTACAACTCCAAACCTAGTATAGATTCTACCATTACCGTTATGGCTTCAAAAAATTTAAAGCCTATGCTAGAAGGTACAAAAAAATACTATGCTAACAACATTATGCTTAAGCAAGAGATGACAGGAAAACCCTCTCCTCTATTTGTAGATTACACAAATGCAGACGGCTCTACAACATCTTTAGAAAGTTTAAAAGGCAAATATGTATATATTGATGTTTGGGCAACATGGTGTGCACCATGTAAAGCAGAAATCCCTTCTTTAAAAGCGTTAGAAGAAGAATATCATGATAAGAATATTACCTTTGTAAGCCTTTCTGTGGATGATGACAAAACACATGGAGGCTCTTGGGACAAAGCAAAAGAAGACTGGTTAGCAATGGTTAAAGATCAAGCTCTTGGTGGTGTACAAGTAATGTCTCCTGAAGGATGGCAATCTAAATTTGTAAGAGACTATAAGGTTAACGGTATTCCTAGATTTATATTAATTGACCCTGAAGGAAATGTTGTAGACCCTAGCGCTCCAAGACCATCAGACTCTAAACTAAAAGAATTATTTACTTCATTAAGTATTTAA
- the ytxJ gene encoding bacillithiol system redox-active protein YtxJ, with protein sequence MGFFDKIFSNNSSEQSEKPSLPWKALVSESQVDSIVEASKSNTQLIFKHSTRCGISRMVLSQFEKAYNPDLNIDMYFLDLLQHRELSRAVADTLNVYHESPQLIIIKNGVVVKHASHGEINTVDLSGY encoded by the coding sequence ATGGGATTTTTTGATAAAATATTTAGTAATAATTCTTCAGAACAGAGTGAAAAACCATCTTTACCGTGGAAGGCTTTAGTTTCAGAAAGTCAGGTAGATAGTATTGTAGAGGCTTCAAAAAGTAATACGCAACTTATATTTAAACATTCAACACGTTGTGGTATTAGTAGAATGGTTCTTAGTCAGTTTGAAAAAGCTTATAATCCAGATTTAAATATAGATATGTATTTTTTGGATTTGTTACAACATCGGGAGTTGTCGCGAGCCGTTGCAGATACGTTAAATGTGTATCATGAGTCTCCACAACTTATAATAATAAAAAATGGAGTTGTTGTAAAACATGCATCTCATGGAGAAATAAATACAGTAGATTTGTCTGGATACTAA
- the clpB gene encoding ATP-dependent chaperone ClpB — translation MNFNNYTIKSQEAIQRAQQIAQENGQQSLENEHVFKAISEVDENVLPFILKKLNVNINILKQAVDKQIESFPKVSGAEIMASRELGTALNEASSIAKKMNDEYVSVEHLIVAIFKSKSKISQMLKDQGVTEKGLIAAIEELRKGDRVTSQSQEETYNALNKYAKNLNELAKTGKLDPVIGRDEEIRRILQILSRRTKNNPILVGEPGTGKTAIAEGLAHRIVDGDVPENLKDKQIFALDMGALIAGAKYKGEFEERLKAVVKEVTTSEGDIVLFIDEIHTLVGAGGGQGAMDAANILKPALARGELRAIGATTLDEYQKYFEKDKALERRFQKVIVNEPDTESAISILRGIKEKYETHHKVRIKDEAIIGAVELSERYITNRFLPDKAIDLMDEAASKLRMEINSKPEELDVLDRKVMQLEIEIEAIKREKDEVKLKSLKSDLANLKEERNEINAKWKSEKEVVDNIQAAKSDIENFKLEAERAEREGDYGKVAEIRYGKIKTAQERLDALQNELNKNKSESSLIKEEVTYDDIAEVVAKWTGIPVTKMLQSEREKLLRLEDELHKRVVGQEEAITAVSDAVRRSRAGLQNPQKPIGTFLFLGTTGVGKTELAKALAEYLFDDENAMTRIDMSEYQERHAVSRLVGAPPGYVGYDEGGQLTEAVRRKPYSVVLLDEIEKAHPDTFNILLQVLDEGRLTDNKGRVADFKNTIIIMTSNMGSQIIQERFEATKDIESAIETAKLDVLAVLKQSVRPEFLNRIDDTIMFTPLSQENINEIVELQLKSVSKMIAQQGITFDATPEAISYLAKKGYNPEYGARPVKRVIQKEVLNELSKEILAGKVTTDSIILLDNFDDTLVFRNQDSLIAQE, via the coding sequence ATGAACTTTAACAATTATACAATAAAATCTCAAGAAGCCATACAACGTGCTCAACAAATTGCACAAGAAAATGGCCAACAAAGTTTAGAGAACGAACATGTTTTTAAAGCTATCTCTGAGGTAGATGAAAATGTGTTACCGTTTATTCTAAAAAAACTGAATGTAAATATCAATATTTTAAAGCAAGCTGTAGATAAGCAAATTGAAAGTTTTCCTAAAGTTTCTGGTGCCGAGATAATGGCCTCTCGAGAATTAGGTACAGCTTTAAATGAAGCCTCTAGTATTGCTAAAAAAATGAATGATGAGTATGTTTCTGTAGAACACTTAATCGTAGCAATTTTTAAATCAAAAAGCAAGATTTCACAAATGCTAAAAGATCAAGGTGTTACTGAAAAAGGACTTATTGCTGCAATTGAAGAATTAAGAAAAGGCGATCGAGTTACCTCTCAAAGTCAAGAAGAAACCTATAACGCTCTTAATAAATATGCTAAAAATTTAAATGAATTAGCAAAAACCGGAAAACTGGATCCTGTAATTGGACGTGATGAAGAAATTCGTAGAATTTTACAAATCTTATCCAGACGTACAAAAAACAATCCCATTTTAGTTGGAGAGCCTGGTACTGGTAAAACTGCTATTGCAGAAGGCTTAGCACATAGAATTGTAGATGGAGATGTCCCTGAAAATTTAAAAGACAAACAAATTTTCGCTTTAGATATGGGTGCACTTATTGCAGGTGCTAAATATAAAGGTGAATTTGAAGAACGTTTAAAAGCCGTAGTAAAAGAAGTTACAACCAGCGAAGGAGATATTGTATTATTTATAGACGAAATACATACTCTAGTTGGTGCTGGTGGCGGACAAGGTGCGATGGATGCTGCTAATATTTTAAAACCAGCTTTAGCACGTGGCGAACTTAGAGCTATTGGAGCCACAACGTTAGACGAATATCAAAAATATTTTGAAAAAGATAAAGCGCTAGAACGTCGTTTCCAAAAAGTAATAGTTAATGAGCCCGATACTGAAAGTGCAATTTCTATATTACGAGGAATAAAAGAAAAATACGAAACACACCATAAAGTACGTATTAAAGATGAAGCTATTATTGGTGCAGTAGAATTATCTGAACGCTACATAACCAATCGTTTTTTACCAGATAAGGCAATTGATTTAATGGATGAAGCTGCCTCTAAATTGCGTATGGAAATTAACTCTAAACCTGAAGAACTTGATGTCTTAGACAGAAAAGTAATGCAGTTAGAAATTGAAATTGAGGCTATAAAACGTGAAAAAGACGAAGTAAAACTTAAAAGTTTAAAATCGGACTTAGCAAATCTAAAAGAAGAACGCAACGAGATAAATGCAAAATGGAAAAGCGAAAAAGAAGTTGTAGATAATATTCAAGCCGCTAAATCTGATATTGAAAACTTTAAACTTGAAGCTGAACGTGCAGAACGTGAAGGCGATTACGGTAAAGTAGCCGAAATTAGATATGGTAAAATTAAAACCGCTCAAGAACGCTTAGATGCTCTTCAAAACGAATTAAATAAAAATAAATCAGAAAGTTCTTTAATAAAAGAGGAAGTTACATACGATGATATTGCTGAAGTTGTAGCCAAATGGACGGGAATTCCAGTAACTAAAATGCTACAAAGTGAACGCGAAAAACTATTACGTTTAGAAGACGAATTACATAAACGTGTTGTAGGTCAAGAAGAAGCTATAACAGCAGTAAGTGACGCAGTAAGACGTAGCCGTGCAGGTTTACAAAATCCGCAAAAACCTATCGGAACCTTCTTATTTCTAGGAACAACAGGAGTTGGGAAAACAGAATTAGCTAAAGCCCTCGCTGAGTATTTATTTGATGATGAAAATGCAATGACGCGTATAGATATGAGTGAGTACCAAGAACGTCACGCTGTAAGCAGATTAGTTGGTGCACCTCCAGGATATGTAGGTTACGATGAAGGCGGACAATTAACAGAAGCTGTACGTAGAAAACCATATTCTGTAGTGCTCTTAGATGAAATTGAAAAAGCACACCCAGATACGTTTAATATTTTATTACAAGTGTTAGACGAAGGACGCTTAACAGATAATAAAGGACGTGTAGCCGATTTTAAAAACACAATTATAATTATGACTTCTAATATGGGTAGTCAAATTATTCAAGAACGGTTTGAAGCAACTAAAGATATTGAAAGTGCCATTGAAACAGCAAAACTAGATGTCTTAGCCGTTTTAAAGCAATCTGTAAGACCAGAGTTTTTAAACAGGATAGACGACACTATAATGTTTACACCTTTAAGTCAAGAAAACATAAATGAAATTGTAGAATTACAACTTAAAAGTGTTTCAAAAATGATTGCTCAACAAGGTATAACGTTTGATGCAACTCCAGAAGCTATAAGCTATTTGGCTAAAAAAGGTTATAACCCAGAATACGGTGCTAGACCCGTTAAGCGTGTAATACAAAAAGAAGTTTTAAACGAATTGAGTAAAGAAATATTAGCGGGGAAAGTAACTACAGATAGTATTATCTTACTTGACAATTTTGATGATACTTTGGTTTTTAGAAATCAAGATAGTTTAATTGCTCAAGAATAA
- the smpB gene encoding SsrA-binding protein SmpB, translated as MQNKINIQNKKARFLYEILDKYTAGIVLSGTEIKSIRSSKASIAESFCEFNEQGELFVINMTVEEYKYGNYYNHKPKAERKLLLNKRELKKLEKEVKNSGLTIVPLKLFINDNGYAKLNIALARGKKLYDKRETIKDRDNKRNLDRVKKIYK; from the coding sequence ATGCAAAATAAAATAAACATACAAAATAAGAAAGCTCGTTTTTTATACGAAATCTTAGATAAATATACAGCGGGTATTGTGCTTTCTGGAACCGAAATTAAATCGATTAGAAGTAGTAAAGCATCTATAGCTGAAAGTTTTTGTGAATTTAACGAACAAGGTGAATTGTTTGTTATAAACATGACAGTTGAAGAATACAAATACGGAAATTATTACAACCACAAACCTAAAGCTGAACGTAAATTGCTTTTAAATAAACGCGAGCTAAAAAAGCTTGAAAAGGAAGTTAAAAACAGTGGTTTAACAATTGTCCCCTTAAAGCTTTTTATAAACGATAATGGCTATGCTAAGCTTAACATTGCTTTAGCAAGAGGTAAAAAATTATACGATAAACGAGAAACGATTAAAGATCGTGACAACAAACGTAATTTAGATCGTGTAAAGAAAATTTACAAATAA
- a CDS encoding M61 family metallopeptidase, with protein MTSVFRILILSFTFILYSCGNSKTAITETPNFDPVQFEINLLDRSNDTYKVTVIPPTLTKHNTIYQFASTAPGTYQVMDIGRYVKAFKAFDKNGNELDTQQISTNQFQLTSPEKITKIEYQISETWDTPVSENQIYLMCGTSLENDHTLINGQAVFGYFKDKQNTPITIKLNYPDTWSVGTPLSQNSKGLYVAEDYDKVVDSPILLGNLTKASMDVQGTKVDIYTYSKTGLITSNQVLKSMENMLLSASGFLNGLPVKNYTFLFHFEDKTNGAWEHSYSSEYIYREDKWENVEQQILEVAAHEFFHVVTPLNIHSEIVDQFNFITPVPSRHLWLYEGTTEWASHMMLFRSGLKSTNDYFKTLSRKIMVDSKYFDPKVSLEQLSLTSYTKAGNKQYGNIYMRGALVAGLIDIKLLELSNGKRGYIDVINDLAKEYGPDKPFNDATFFDTFVKKTYPEIQTIIDQYIVHANPLPLQEYYNKIGITYNPETNTFSLNESPTTTQLNLRNKWMAPISL; from the coding sequence ATGACCTCTGTTTTTAGAATTTTAATTTTATCATTTACATTCATTTTGTATTCCTGCGGAAACTCTAAAACCGCAATTACAGAAACACCTAATTTTGATCCTGTTCAGTTTGAAATTAATCTTTTAGACCGATCTAACGACACGTATAAAGTTACGGTTATACCTCCAACATTAACAAAGCATAATACCATATATCAATTTGCATCAACTGCTCCTGGCACTTATCAAGTTATGGATATAGGCCGTTATGTAAAAGCATTTAAAGCTTTTGATAAAAACGGAAATGAATTAGATACCCAACAGATTTCTACCAATCAATTTCAACTTACATCACCAGAAAAAATCACCAAAATTGAATATCAGATTTCTGAAACATGGGACACCCCTGTTTCTGAAAACCAAATTTATTTAATGTGTGGTACATCTCTAGAAAACGATCATACTTTAATTAACGGTCAAGCGGTTTTTGGTTACTTTAAAGACAAACAAAATACTCCTATCACCATTAAATTAAACTATCCAGACACTTGGTCTGTAGGTACACCTTTATCTCAAAACAGCAAAGGATTATATGTAGCAGAAGATTATGATAAAGTAGTAGATTCGCCTATCTTATTAGGAAATCTTACCAAAGCATCTATGGATGTTCAAGGTACAAAAGTAGATATTTATACATATTCTAAAACAGGTTTAATCACTTCCAATCAGGTATTAAAATCTATGGAAAACATGTTATTATCTGCTAGCGGATTTTTAAATGGTTTACCTGTAAAAAATTATACCTTTTTATTTCATTTTGAAGATAAAACAAATGGGGCTTGGGAACATTCTTACAGTTCAGAATATATTTACAGAGAAGACAAATGGGAAAATGTAGAACAACAGATTCTAGAAGTTGCTGCTCACGAATTTTTTCATGTTGTAACACCTTTAAATATTCATAGTGAAATTGTAGATCAGTTTAATTTTATTACACCCGTACCATCAAGACACTTATGGTTATACGAAGGAACTACAGAATGGGCTTCACATATGATGTTATTCCGTTCAGGATTAAAATCTACTAATGATTACTTTAAAACATTGTCTAGAAAAATTATGGTCGATTCTAAATATTTCGACCCTAAAGTAAGTTTAGAACAACTATCATTAACCTCTTACACCAAAGCTGGAAACAAGCAATATGGAAATATTTACATGCGAGGTGCACTGGTAGCGGGCCTTATAGATATAAAATTATTAGAACTATCTAACGGTAAACGCGGATACATAGATGTAATTAATGATTTAGCAAAAGAATACGGACCTGACAAACCATTCAATGATGCCACGTTTTTTGATACTTTTGTTAAGAAAACCTACCCAGAAATTCAAACTATTATAGACCAATATATTGTACATGCAAACCCATTACCGTTACAGGAGTATTACAATAAAATTGGTATAACTTACAATCCCGAGACCAACACATTTTCTTTAAATGAATCACCAACTACTACACAATTAAATTTACGTAACAAATGGATGGCACCCATTAGCCTTTAA